In Stigmatopora nigra isolate UIUO_SnigA chromosome 2, RoL_Snig_1.1, whole genome shotgun sequence, a single window of DNA contains:
- the gtf2a1 gene encoding transcription initiation factor IIA subunit 1, producing the protein MASSANSNPVPKLYKTVIEDVINEVRELFLDEGVDEQVLLELKTLWESKLLQSKAVEGFHTEEQAALQAAQRQQQQPSHQQVQQGQQVTQPAQSQQVILPPQQQQAPQQQVIVPDSKILQHMTTTGMSAAATQAALALPTGVTPYPQIITSSGQFVQVLRAPNGAQYFIQQPSQPILLQQQMQPGSVQAPVIQQVLAPLQGGIPQQTGVIIQQPQIVLAPGNKVQGNTQVTQAAAMAPQPGQAAHIQQAQGAVVAQAQVQSQAQQAAPGQAQPPMMLQVDGAGDTSSDEDEDEEEEYDDDMEEEKDKEAGEDGQVEEEPLNSEDDVSDGEDQELFDTENVVVCQYDKIHRSKNKWKFHLKDGIMNLNGRDYVFSKAIGDAEW; encoded by the exons ATGGCGAGCTCGGCTAACTCGAACCCAGTG CCTAAACTGTACAAGACTGTGATTGAAGATGTTATTAATGAAGTGCGAGAGTTGTTCCTGGATGAAGGTGTGGATGAGCAAGTGCTTCTGGAGCTGAAAACG CTATGGGAAAGCAAACTGTTGCAGTCCAAGGCAGTGGAGGGCTTCCATACAGAGGAACAGGCAGCCCTACAGGCCGCACAGCGACAACAGCAACAACCATCGCATCAACAAGTTCAACAAGGCCAGCAGGTGACACAGCCAGCACAGTCACAGCAGGTCATCCTTCCTCCCCAGCAGCAACAAG CACCCCAACAACAAGTAATTGTACCAGATTCCAAGATTCTCCAGCATATGACAACAACAGGGATG AGTGCAGCAGCTACACAAGCAGCTCTTGCTCTGCCAACAGGGGTCACACCGTACCCACAGATCATTACCAGTTCAG GCCAATTTGTGCAAGTTCTGCGCGCACCCAATGGAGCTCAGTACTTCATTCAGCAGCCATCGCAGCCCATCCTCCTGCAGCAGCAGATGCAGCCTGGATCAGTTCAGGCTCCAGTTATACAACAG GTCTTGGCCCCTCTTCAAGGAGGCATTCCTCAGCAAACAGGGGTCATCATCCAGCAGCCACAGATAGTTTTAGCTCCTGGAAATAAAGTCCAAGGCAACACACAG GTGACGCAGGCTGCTGCCATGGCACCTCAGCCCGGTCAGGCAGCACACATCCAGCAGGCCCAGGGTGCAGTAGTGGCGCAAGCCCAGGTTCAGAGCCAAGCGCAGCAGGCAGCCCCCGGTCAAGCTCAGCCTCCCATGATGCTGCAGgtagacggggccggcgacacCTCGTCAGATGAAGAcgaggatgaggaagaggagtaTGATGACGACATGGAAGAGGAAAAAGACAAGGAGGCGGGAGAAGATGGTCAGGTGGAGGAG GAGCCCCTCAACAGTGAAGATGATGTGAGTGATGGGGAGGACCAGGAGCTGTTTGACACAGAGAATGTAGTTGTGTGCCAGTATGACAAG ATCCACAGGAGTAAGAACAAATGGAAATTTCACCTGAAGGACGGCATCATGAATCTGAACGGAAGAGATTACGTCTTCTCCAAAGCCATCGGGGATGCCGAATGGTGA